One window of Legionella pneumophila subsp. pneumophila str. Philadelphia 1 genomic DNA carries:
- a CDS encoding CAP domain-containing protein, which yields MNLIKIKSKTLFMVLVYSLLSPAYAVSHPKSTVNDTAIQNEILVYINNYRQQHGLAPLKMDNRIVKEAKIHSMDMAKHAIPFGHKYFKKRIDKLHTQIKNSNAGAENVAYNYKNAQDVVKNWLRSPGHKRNIVGNYDLTGVGIARDEKGKIYFTQIFLKTGNSHYASRKPFPSIFSGALFSKKA from the coding sequence ATGAATCTGATAAAAATTAAATCTAAAACCCTATTCATGGTACTTGTATACAGTTTGCTCTCCCCTGCTTATGCAGTATCACACCCCAAAAGCACAGTGAATGACACCGCCATTCAAAATGAAATATTAGTTTATATCAATAATTACCGACAACAGCATGGCCTGGCTCCTCTCAAAATGGATAACCGCATAGTAAAAGAAGCAAAAATTCATTCCATGGATATGGCAAAACACGCGATACCATTCGGCCATAAATATTTTAAAAAACGTATTGATAAATTACACACACAAATTAAAAACTCAAATGCAGGGGCTGAAAACGTGGCTTACAACTATAAAAATGCCCAGGATGTTGTCAAAAACTGGTTACGTAGCCCAGGACACAAAAGAAATATCGTTGGGAACTATGACCTTACCGGGGTAGGTATAGCTCGAGATGAAAAGGGGAAAATATATTTTACTCAAATATTCTTAAAAACAGGAAATAGCCACTATGCCTCCAGAAAACCCTTCCCATCAATTTTTAGTGGTGCCCTCTTCAGTAAGAAAGCATAA
- a CDS encoding sensor domain-containing diguanylate cyclase, which translates to MTSSKHYKESMTLLFEGSLRAIPFNIILATLLALDLVYSDVPALIIGAWFFGIVFISLVRSYFCWKIIKRGVEKNRIQATLIEFFLLTFVTGSIWGACYFITLPYVNDLHEFIIILVFGGMCAGAIASLSIYLPAYYAYVFPMLLPVIVYNYALLDVDRTMLATMFLIFIAMLIISAKINHRLLNENFRLFNEKELLINELKVMSITDSLSGLYNRRYFDNIFPQEFNRARRNQYFLSLVSIDIDNFKLINDNLGHPFGDKVLISIADLLKKIFRRSNDILFRLGGDEFAIIIANQPIKETISICETIKNPFKTENLNHTYDSNEQLFMSHVTLSIGIVYIHFESSASIEHAITAADKALYQAKKKGKNQIVVKKLL; encoded by the coding sequence ATGACTTCCTCCAAGCATTACAAGGAAAGTATGACCTTGCTATTTGAGGGATCTCTAAGAGCGATTCCGTTCAATATTATATTGGCTACATTGCTTGCCCTTGACCTTGTTTATAGTGATGTGCCTGCATTAATAATAGGGGCATGGTTTTTCGGTATTGTCTTTATAAGCTTGGTAAGAAGTTATTTCTGCTGGAAAATAATTAAGAGGGGAGTAGAAAAAAATAGAATTCAAGCCACTTTGATCGAGTTTTTCCTTCTTACATTTGTTACGGGCAGTATATGGGGCGCATGTTACTTCATTACACTGCCTTATGTAAATGATCTGCATGAATTTATTATTATTTTAGTGTTTGGTGGAATGTGCGCAGGCGCGATCGCTTCTCTGTCTATTTATTTACCAGCTTATTATGCCTATGTTTTTCCAATGCTTTTACCAGTCATTGTTTATAATTATGCCTTGTTAGATGTCGATAGAACGATGTTAGCAACCATGTTTCTAATATTTATTGCCATGCTTATTATTTCTGCAAAGATTAATCATAGATTGCTCAATGAAAATTTTCGATTATTCAATGAAAAAGAACTATTAATCAATGAATTGAAAGTAATGTCAATCACTGATTCTTTGTCGGGGTTATATAACAGGAGATATTTTGACAACATATTTCCACAAGAGTTTAATCGAGCAAGACGCAATCAATATTTTTTAAGCCTGGTATCAATAGACATAGATAATTTTAAATTAATCAATGATAATTTGGGGCATCCTTTTGGCGATAAAGTCCTGATTAGCATCGCTGATTTATTAAAAAAAATATTTCGACGTTCAAACGATATACTGTTTCGGCTTGGCGGAGACGAATTTGCAATAATCATCGCTAATCAGCCGATTAAAGAAACAATATCTATTTGTGAAACAATTAAAAATCCTTTTAAAACAGAAAACTTGAATCATACTTATGACTCAAACGAGCAATTATTCATGAGTCATGTCACTTTAAGCATAGGGATTGTTTATATTCATTTTGAAAGTTCAGCCAGTATAGAGCATGCAATTACTGCGGCAGATAAGGCATTATATCAAGCTAAAAAAAAAGGAAAAAACCAAATTGTAGTAAAAAAGCTACTTTAA
- a CDS encoding glycoside hydrolase family 3 N-terminal domain-containing protein, whose amino-acid sequence MITIRNKIGQMLIMGFHGSELHDNSPVAQWLSNDGLGGVLLFDKDLSTGIYGKNLRNQAQIKQLIRQLNRYASMISGGNDNLPLFTAIDYEGGVVDRLSKIEGCPPTMKARELAKLSSDDFDEEVTQMAMTLQSLGFNLNFAPVVDLNLNAHAGIIGNLGRSFSSNPEVTIRLAKQFVDVFSRYGIACAYKHFPGHGSATGDTHEGFVDVTETFQTDELIPYRSLLKDLSNPFMVMTAHVINKHLDSKGLPATLSYDVLTLLLRQSIGYDGVIISDDLQMHAISNHYSLEDALCLTINAGADMVIFANQLGTITPPEVIDVIEKLVIDKQIPYQRIDEAYRRIVRLKQQIICSELINT is encoded by the coding sequence TTGATTACAATAAGAAACAAAATCGGACAAATGCTGATTATGGGATTTCATGGTTCTGAGCTGCATGATAATAGTCCGGTTGCTCAATGGTTATCTAATGATGGTCTCGGCGGAGTCTTGTTATTCGACAAAGATTTATCCACAGGGATTTATGGCAAGAATTTAAGGAATCAGGCTCAGATAAAGCAATTAATTCGACAGCTTAATCGTTATGCATCAATGATTTCAGGAGGTAATGACAATCTGCCTTTATTTACTGCGATTGATTACGAAGGTGGAGTGGTTGACAGACTAAGCAAGATAGAAGGCTGTCCGCCTACTATGAAGGCCAGGGAACTTGCAAAGTTATCCAGTGATGATTTTGATGAAGAAGTAACTCAAATGGCTATGACGTTGCAGTCATTAGGTTTTAATTTAAATTTTGCCCCGGTTGTAGATTTAAATTTAAATGCTCATGCAGGGATTATTGGAAACTTGGGAAGAAGCTTTTCTTCTAACCCAGAGGTTACTATTCGTTTGGCCAAGCAGTTCGTTGATGTTTTCAGTCGTTATGGTATTGCTTGTGCGTATAAACATTTCCCCGGCCATGGCAGCGCCACTGGAGATACACATGAGGGATTTGTAGATGTTACAGAAACCTTTCAAACCGATGAGCTAATTCCTTATCGAAGTTTATTAAAAGACCTGTCTAACCCTTTCATGGTAATGACGGCGCATGTGATTAATAAGCATTTGGATAGTAAGGGATTGCCTGCAACTCTGTCCTACGACGTTTTAACGTTATTGTTACGTCAAAGCATAGGATATGACGGGGTCATTATCAGCGATGATTTGCAAATGCATGCCATTTCAAATCACTATTCATTAGAAGATGCTCTTTGTCTTACCATCAATGCCGGGGCTGATATGGTCATATTTGCCAATCAGCTTGGAACTATTACCCCACCGGAAGTTATAGATGTGATTGAAAAATTGGTAATTGACAAGCAAATTCCCTATCAACGTATTGATGAGGCGTACAGAAGAATAGTACGTCTGAAGCAACAAATTATATGCAGTGAATTAATCAATACGTAA
- a CDS encoding dicarboxylate/amino acid:cation symporter, giving the protein MCAAHHQKNKYIFSTPLIYAAMIGLGIISGLSDLPFLKETGLLISDLFIKLFKCISLPIISLSIIVTLANYQTDSLMKSVWQRTIKYTFATTLVAALISCFLYILIHPSTVQVNLDAANPKSTSSLGYLGYLSNMIPTNLLSPFLEQQVMGVLLLSIVIGFAVRQIPETEPRETIIRFFRGAHGMFLVMTKWIIKLIPLGLFGFITSTVIQLRSGMDIKGIGQYLVIIVLANLIQGLVILPLWLKSNGIKPFSSMRAMLPALSVAFFSKSSVGTLPVTMNTVEANLKVNPQVSRFVLPLCTSINMNGCAAFIFATVIYLMQSHGIQVSYATMGIWVLVSTIAAIGNAGVPMGCFFLSVSLLSSMNVPITLMGVILPFYGLIDMLETALNVWSDACVTKVVNDKAEVGDGVVGIRPKERSLLNAELG; this is encoded by the coding sequence ATGTGTGCAGCACACCACCAAAAGAATAAATATATTTTTAGTACCCCACTAATTTATGCAGCGATGATTGGACTTGGGATAATAAGTGGATTATCCGATTTGCCTTTTTTAAAGGAAACAGGGCTTTTAATTTCTGATTTGTTTATTAAATTGTTCAAGTGCATTAGTTTACCAATTATTTCCTTGTCGATTATTGTAACTCTGGCAAACTATCAAACGGATAGTTTGATGAAAAGTGTATGGCAAAGAACAATTAAATATACTTTTGCTACAACTTTAGTTGCAGCATTAATCAGCTGTTTTCTATATATTTTGATTCATCCAAGCACTGTTCAAGTCAACTTGGATGCGGCGAACCCAAAATCCACCAGCAGTTTGGGATATCTTGGCTATTTGAGTAACATGATACCGACTAATTTATTATCTCCATTCCTGGAGCAACAGGTTATGGGGGTATTGTTGCTTAGTATTGTTATCGGTTTTGCTGTTCGTCAAATACCGGAGACAGAGCCACGTGAAACTATTATTCGATTTTTCCGCGGTGCTCATGGGATGTTTTTAGTGATGACCAAATGGATAATTAAATTAATACCTTTGGGGTTATTCGGGTTCATTACTTCTACTGTAATTCAGTTGCGATCGGGTATGGATATTAAAGGGATAGGTCAATACTTGGTGATTATTGTTTTAGCTAATTTGATACAAGGATTAGTCATTCTGCCTTTATGGCTGAAATCAAATGGTATTAAACCATTCTCTTCGATGCGCGCAATGTTACCTGCGTTATCTGTTGCTTTTTTTTCCAAGTCATCTGTCGGTACTTTGCCTGTTACAATGAATACTGTAGAGGCTAATTTAAAGGTTAACCCTCAAGTCAGCCGTTTTGTTTTACCATTATGCACAAGCATTAATATGAATGGATGTGCCGCATTTATTTTTGCCACAGTCATTTATCTTATGCAAAGTCACGGCATCCAGGTTTCTTATGCTACTATGGGGATATGGGTTTTAGTATCAACTATAGCGGCAATAGGTAATGCCGGCGTTCCTATGGGCTGCTTTTTCTTAAGCGTTAGTTTACTTTCCAGTATGAATGTGCCCATCACGCTTATGGGAGTTATTCTTCCCTTCTATGGTTTGATTGATATGTTGGAAACTGCCTTAAACGTATGGTCTGATGCTTGTGTTACCAAGGTTGTTAATGATAAAGCAGAAGTTGGTGATGGAGTGGTGGGCATTAGACCAAAAGAGCGTTCATTATTAAATGCCGAGTTAGGTTAA